In Mycolicibacterium mucogenicum DSM 44124, the following are encoded in one genomic region:
- a CDS encoding urease subunit beta yields the protein MIPGEILYGEGDIAINAGAERLTLDVVNGGDRPVQVGSHVHFPQANSALEFDRAAAHGYRLDVPAGTAIRFEPGVAQRVALVPLGGTREVYGLSLNPPGKLDG from the coding sequence CTGATCCCGGGTGAAATCCTTTACGGCGAGGGCGATATCGCCATCAATGCCGGTGCCGAGCGGCTGACGCTCGACGTGGTCAACGGCGGTGACCGGCCGGTGCAGGTCGGCAGCCACGTGCATTTCCCGCAGGCCAATTCCGCGCTGGAGTTCGACCGCGCCGCCGCACACGGGTACCGCCTTGACGTGCCGGCGGGCACCGCCATCAGATTCGAACCCGGCGTGGCGCAGCGGGTTGCCCTGGTTCCGTTGGGCGGTACCCGCGAGGTGTACGGGCTGTCGCTGAACCCGCCCGGAAAGCTGGATGGCTGA
- a CDS encoding urease subunit gamma translates to MRLTPHEQERLLISYAAELARRRQARGLRLNHPEAVAVITDHLLEGARDGRTVAELMVSGREVLGRDDVMEGVPEMLSDVQVEATFPDGTKLVTVHYPIA, encoded by the coding sequence ATGCGTTTGACGCCGCATGAGCAAGAACGCCTGCTGATTTCGTACGCCGCCGAACTGGCGCGCCGACGGCAGGCCCGAGGGTTGCGCCTCAATCACCCCGAGGCGGTCGCGGTGATCACCGATCACCTGTTGGAAGGCGCGCGCGACGGGCGGACCGTCGCGGAGCTGATGGTCAGCGGCCGCGAGGTGCTCGGCCGCGACGATGTCATGGAGGGGGTCCCGGAGATGCTGTCCGACGTCCAGGTCGAGGCCACCTTCCCGGATGGCACCAAACTCGTCACCGTCCACTACCCGATCGCCTGA
- a CDS encoding PaaI family thioesterase, with amino-acid sequence MTTSVPEGLGKGFDNEIGLTYLEVTPDGGRAQLTITDKILQPWGIVHGGVYCAIVEGLASVSGHVWLAEHGGGTVVGVNNNTDFLRALKGGTVTATSTPIHRGRRQQLWLVTITDEDDRPVARGQVRLQNLEG; translated from the coding sequence GTGACGACATCTGTGCCCGAGGGCCTCGGCAAGGGCTTCGACAACGAAATCGGACTGACCTACCTGGAGGTCACCCCGGACGGCGGCCGCGCCCAGCTGACCATCACCGACAAGATCCTGCAGCCGTGGGGCATCGTGCACGGTGGCGTCTACTGCGCCATCGTCGAGGGCCTGGCCAGCGTGTCGGGGCACGTCTGGCTCGCCGAGCACGGCGGCGGCACCGTCGTCGGCGTCAACAACAACACCGACTTCCTGCGCGCGCTCAAGGGCGGAACCGTCACCGCCACCTCGACGCCGATCCACCGCGGCCGGCGGCAGCAGCTGTGGCTGGTCACCATCACCGACGAGGACGACCGGCCGGTGGCCCGGGGCCAGGTGCGGCTGCAGAACCTCGAGGGCTGA
- a CDS encoding BlaI/MecI/CopY family transcriptional regulator — protein MAKLTRLGELEREVMDHLWSSREPQTVRQVHEALATRRDLAYTTIMTVLQRLAKKNLVVQHRDDRAHRYAPTHGRDELVAGLMVDALDQAADSGSRVAALVHFVERVGVDEADALRRALDELEAKHRIPPATGNSGTD, from the coding sequence ATGGCGAAATTGACGCGACTTGGCGAGCTGGAGCGCGAGGTGATGGACCACCTGTGGTCCTCCCGCGAGCCGCAAACCGTGCGTCAGGTGCATGAAGCACTCGCGACGCGCCGGGATCTGGCCTACACCACGATCATGACGGTGCTGCAGCGCCTGGCGAAGAAGAATCTGGTCGTCCAGCATCGTGACGACCGCGCGCACCGCTACGCACCGACCCACGGCCGCGACGAGCTGGTCGCCGGGCTCATGGTCGACGCCCTCGACCAGGCCGCAGACTCCGGCAGCCGCGTTGCGGCGCTGGTTCATTTCGTCGAACGCGTCGGCGTCGACGAGGCCGATGCGCTCCGGCGCGCCCTCGATGAGCTGGAAGCCAAGCACCGAATCCCACCGGCGACTGGCAATTCCGGCACCGACTGA
- a CDS encoding M56 family metallopeptidase → MSALAFTLVALLLVGPVPALLARASWPQRAPRAAIVLWQSVAIAAVLSAFSAGIAVASRLFAPGPDGRPTTTATSEISVLGWPLWITHVAVFALTLVVGARLLIAFVQVAIATRRRRAHHRMIVDLLDCSRDTAPAPQARHLIGHGLRILDVQQPLAYCLPGVRSRVVLSEGALKHLDDSEIAAILSHEHAHLRARHDLVLEMFIAVHAAFPRFVRSASALDAVRFLIELLADDAAVRATGPTPLARALVACASGRAPKGALAAGGPTTVLRVQRLAGEPNSSWVAAGAYLAAASVLVVPTVAVAVPWLTELHRLFFS, encoded by the coding sequence GTGTCCGCCCTGGCCTTCACTCTCGTCGCGCTACTGCTGGTCGGGCCGGTACCCGCCTTGCTGGCGCGCGCATCGTGGCCACAGCGGGCCCCCCGGGCCGCGATCGTGTTGTGGCAGTCCGTCGCCATCGCCGCCGTACTGTCCGCCTTCAGCGCCGGTATCGCCGTCGCCAGCAGGCTTTTCGCGCCCGGCCCTGACGGTCGTCCCACGACCACCGCGACCAGCGAGATCAGCGTCCTGGGCTGGCCGTTGTGGATCACCCATGTCGCGGTCTTCGCGCTGACCCTCGTCGTCGGCGCCCGTCTGCTCATCGCCTTCGTCCAGGTCGCCATCGCGACACGACGCCGGCGCGCCCACCACCGGATGATCGTCGACCTGCTCGACTGTTCGCGCGACACCGCACCCGCACCCCAGGCCCGGCACCTCATCGGCCACGGCCTGCGCATCCTCGACGTCCAGCAGCCCCTCGCCTACTGTCTGCCCGGCGTGCGCAGCCGCGTCGTCCTCAGCGAAGGTGCGCTCAAGCACCTCGACGACAGCGAGATCGCCGCCATCCTCAGCCACGAACACGCCCACCTGCGCGCCCGGCACGACCTGGTGCTCGAGATGTTCATCGCCGTACACGCCGCCTTCCCCCGCTTCGTCCGGAGCGCCAGCGCCCTCGACGCGGTCCGCTTCCTGATCGAACTGCTCGCCGACGACGCCGCCGTCCGGGCCACCGGCCCGACACCGCTGGCCCGCGCCCTCGTGGCCTGCGCGTCCGGCCGGGCACCCAAGGGCGCCCTCGCCGCAGGCGGCCCGACGACCGTCCTGCGGGTGCAGCGCCTGGCCGGCGAACCCAACAGCTCCTGGGTGGCTGCGGGCGCGTACCTGGCCGCCGCCTCCGTCCTGGTCGTCCCGACCGTCGCAGTGGCTGTGCCCTGGCTCACTGAATTGCACCGGTTGTTCTTCTCGTAG
- the gndA gene encoding NADP-dependent phosphogluconate dehydrogenase, with translation MSSSGNPESTTATAQIGVTGLAVMGSNLARNFARHGYTVALHNRSVAKTDALLAEHGAEGKFVRSETIAEFLDALEKPRRVIIMVKAGDPTDAVINELADAMEPGDIIIDGGNALYTDTIRREKAIRERGLHFVGAGISGGEEGALNGPSIMPGGPAESYVSLGPLLEEISAHVDGVPCCTHIGPDGAGHFVKMVHNGIEYSDMQLIGEAYQLLRDGLGMAAGQIADVFAEWNKGDLDSYLIEITAEVLKQVDAKTGKPLVDVIVDEAEQKGTGRWTVKSALDLGIPITGIAEAVFARALSGSVPQRRATVGLASGHLGEKPSDATKFIEDVRQALYASKIVAYAQGFNQIEAGSAEYGWNVKPGDLATIWRGGCIIRAKFLNRIKEAFDAEPELATLLAAPYFRSAVESGIDSWRRVVVTATELGIPVPGFASSLSYYDALRTERLPAALTQGLRDFFGAHTYGRTDAPEGKKFHTLWSGDRTEVEA, from the coding sequence GTGAGCTCGTCGGGAAACCCGGAATCAACCACCGCTACCGCCCAGATCGGGGTCACCGGCCTGGCCGTCATGGGCTCCAATCTCGCCCGTAACTTCGCCCGCCACGGCTACACCGTCGCGCTGCACAACCGCTCCGTCGCCAAGACCGACGCGCTGCTGGCCGAGCACGGCGCGGAGGGCAAGTTCGTCCGCAGCGAGACCATCGCCGAGTTCCTGGACGCGCTGGAGAAGCCGCGCCGCGTGATCATCATGGTCAAGGCCGGCGATCCGACCGACGCCGTCATCAACGAGCTCGCCGACGCCATGGAGCCCGGCGACATCATCATCGACGGTGGCAACGCGCTGTACACCGACACCATCCGCCGCGAGAAGGCGATCCGCGAGCGCGGCCTGCACTTCGTCGGCGCCGGCATCTCCGGTGGCGAGGAGGGCGCCCTCAACGGCCCGTCGATCATGCCGGGCGGGCCCGCCGAGTCGTACGTCTCGCTCGGGCCGCTGCTCGAAGAGATCTCCGCACACGTCGACGGTGTGCCGTGCTGCACGCACATCGGGCCCGACGGCGCCGGCCACTTCGTCAAGATGGTGCACAACGGCATCGAGTACTCCGACATGCAGCTCATCGGCGAGGCCTACCAGTTGCTGCGCGACGGCCTCGGCATGGCAGCCGGCCAGATCGCCGACGTCTTCGCCGAATGGAACAAGGGCGACCTGGACAGCTACCTGATCGAGATCACCGCCGAGGTGCTCAAGCAGGTCGACGCCAAGACCGGCAAGCCGCTGGTCGACGTCATCGTCGACGAGGCCGAGCAGAAGGGCACCGGCCGCTGGACCGTCAAGTCCGCGCTGGACCTCGGCATCCCCATCACCGGCATCGCCGAAGCCGTGTTCGCCCGCGCCCTGTCGGGCTCGGTGCCGCAGCGTCGCGCGACGGTCGGCCTGGCCTCGGGCCACCTCGGCGAAAAGCCCAGCGACGCCACGAAATTCATCGAGGACGTGCGGCAGGCGCTGTACGCCTCCAAGATCGTCGCGTACGCGCAGGGCTTCAACCAGATCGAGGCCGGCAGCGCCGAATACGGCTGGAACGTCAAGCCCGGCGACCTGGCCACCATCTGGCGCGGCGGCTGCATCATCCGCGCCAAGTTCCTGAACCGGATCAAGGAGGCGTTCGACGCCGAACCGGAGCTCGCCACCCTGCTGGCGGCGCCGTACTTCCGCAGCGCGGTCGAGTCGGGCATCGACAGCTGGCGCCGCGTCGTGGTGACCGCCACCGAGCTGGGCATCCCGGTCCCGGGCTTCGCGTCGTCACTGTCGTACTACGACGCGCTGCGCACCGAACGGCTGCCCGCCGCGCTGACGCAGGGCCTGCGCGACTTCTTCGGCGCCCACACCTACGGCCGCACCGACGCCCCGGAGGGCAAGAAGTTCCACACCCTCTGGAGCGGTGACCGCACCGAGGTCGAGGCATAG
- a CDS encoding GuaB1 family IMP dehydrogenase-related protein — protein MQFLEYESAGHRPPYDLTYNDVFVVPGRSELTSRFDVDLATTDGTGTTIPIVVANMTAVAGRRMAETVARRGGIVVLPQDLPIDAVRGTVDFVKSRDLVVDTPVVLAPDDSVSDALALIHKRAHGAAVVVDAGRPLGLVTEAGCAGVDRFARVRDVATTDFVSAPAGTEPRKVFDLLEHSPTGMAVLTNADGSLAGVLTRTGAIRAGIYAPAVDAQGRLRIAAAVGINGDVAAKARALAEAGVDVLVVDTAHGHQSKMLDALSAVAALDLGLPLAAGNVVSGAGTRDLINAGASIVKVGVGPGAMCTTRMMTGVGRPQFSAVVECAAAAKELGGHVWADGGVRHPRDVALALAAGASNVMIGSWFAGTYESPGDLLMDREGRVYKESFGMASKRAVAARTAGDGAFDRARKALFEEGISSSKMALDPVRGGVEDLIDHITSGVRSTCTYVGAANLAELHEKVVLGVQSAAGFAEGHPLPTGW, from the coding sequence GTGCAGTTTCTCGAGTATGAATCGGCTGGCCACCGGCCCCCGTACGACCTGACCTACAACGACGTCTTCGTGGTTCCGGGACGGTCGGAACTGACGTCGCGCTTCGACGTCGACCTGGCGACCACCGACGGCACGGGCACCACCATCCCGATCGTCGTCGCCAACATGACCGCGGTCGCCGGCCGCCGGATGGCCGAGACCGTGGCCCGCCGCGGCGGCATCGTGGTGCTGCCGCAGGACCTGCCCATCGACGCGGTCCGGGGCACCGTCGACTTCGTCAAGAGCCGCGACCTCGTGGTCGACACCCCGGTCGTGCTCGCCCCCGACGACTCGGTCTCGGACGCACTCGCCCTGATCCACAAGCGTGCCCACGGCGCGGCGGTGGTCGTCGACGCGGGCCGTCCGCTGGGCCTGGTCACCGAGGCCGGCTGCGCCGGCGTGGACCGCTTCGCGCGCGTCCGCGACGTGGCCACCACCGACTTCGTGTCCGCGCCCGCGGGCACCGAGCCGCGCAAGGTGTTCGACCTGCTCGAGCACTCCCCGACGGGCATGGCGGTCCTGACCAACGCCGACGGCTCGCTGGCCGGCGTGCTGACCCGCACCGGGGCCATCCGTGCCGGTATCTACGCCCCCGCCGTCGACGCGCAGGGCCGGCTCCGGATCGCGGCCGCCGTCGGCATCAACGGCGACGTCGCCGCCAAGGCCCGGGCCCTGGCCGAAGCCGGTGTCGACGTCCTGGTCGTCGACACCGCCCACGGGCACCAGTCCAAGATGCTCGACGCGCTGTCCGCGGTGGCCGCACTGGATCTCGGCCTGCCGCTGGCCGCCGGCAACGTTGTCTCGGGCGCCGGCACCCGGGACCTGATCAACGCGGGCGCGTCCATCGTCAAGGTGGGCGTCGGCCCCGGTGCCATGTGCACCACCCGCATGATGACCGGCGTGGGCCGTCCGCAGTTCTCGGCCGTCGTCGAATGTGCCGCGGCGGCAAAGGAACTCGGCGGCCACGTCTGGGCCGATGGCGGCGTACGGCACCCGCGCGACGTGGCACTGGCGCTGGCCGCGGGCGCGTCGAACGTGATGATCGGCTCGTGGTTCGCCGGCACGTACGAGTCCCCGGGTGACCTGCTGATGGACCGCGAGGGCCGCGTCTACAAGGAGAGCTTCGGCATGGCTTCCAAGCGCGCGGTGGCGGCCCGTACCGCCGGCGACGGCGCGTTCGACCGGGCCCGCAAGGCCCTGTTCGAGGAGGGCATCTCGTCGTCGAAGATGGCGCTGGACCCGGTGCGCGGCGGCGTCGAGGACCTGATCGACCACATCACCTCGGGCGTCCGCAGCACCTGTACGTACGTCGGCGCGGCAAACCTGGCCGAGCTGCACGAGAAGGTGGTGCTCGGGGTGCAGTCGGCCGCCGGATTCGCCGAAGGGCACCCACTGCCGACGGGTTGGTGA
- a CDS encoding hemolysin family protein — protein sequence MTTALTIASLAAFILLTLGTAIFVAAEFSLTALERSTVEANARDGGRRDRIIRTAHRNLSFQLSGAQIGISITTLITGYLAEPVVARLLRGPLHAVGLPDRFTDGVALTLALLIATSVSMVFGELVPKNLAVAKPVPTARATVPLQWFFSLVFSPVIKLTNGCANWVLRRLGVEPAEELRSARSAQELLALVRNSAESGSLDPQTAELIDRSLQFGGRTAEELMTPRSMIESLEVTDTVADLIETAIRTGFSRFPIVAGDLDETVGIVHVKQVFAIPVELRAGTRLAQLARPVPTVPSTLDGDAVMTQIRANGVQTALVVDEYGGTAGMVTVEDLIEEIVGDVRDEHDDATPDVVEVRDGWLVSGLMRIDEVDTETPFRAPEGDYETIGGLVLKELGHIPDVGDTVVLTEFDPDNPELDPVHWKATVIRMDGRRIDQLELTQLDPHESGADHE from the coding sequence GTGACCACCGCGCTGACCATCGCGAGCCTGGCCGCGTTCATCCTGCTCACCCTCGGAACAGCGATCTTCGTCGCCGCCGAGTTCTCCCTGACGGCCCTCGAGCGCAGCACCGTCGAGGCCAACGCCCGCGACGGCGGCCGCCGCGACCGCATCATCCGCACCGCGCACCGCAACCTGTCGTTCCAGCTCTCGGGTGCCCAGATCGGCATCTCGATCACCACGCTGATCACCGGTTATCTCGCCGAGCCCGTGGTGGCGCGACTGCTGCGCGGCCCGCTGCACGCCGTCGGCCTGCCGGACCGGTTCACCGACGGGGTGGCCCTGACGCTGGCGTTGCTCATAGCGACGTCGGTCTCGATGGTGTTCGGCGAGCTGGTGCCCAAGAACCTCGCGGTGGCCAAGCCCGTGCCGACCGCGCGTGCCACGGTGCCACTGCAGTGGTTCTTCTCCCTGGTGTTCTCCCCCGTGATCAAGCTGACCAACGGCTGCGCCAACTGGGTGCTGCGCCGGCTCGGGGTCGAGCCCGCCGAGGAACTGCGCTCGGCGCGGTCCGCGCAGGAACTGCTGGCGCTCGTGCGCAACTCCGCAGAGAGCGGATCGCTGGACCCGCAGACGGCCGAATTGATCGACCGCTCACTGCAATTCGGCGGCCGCACCGCCGAGGAACTCATGACGCCGCGGTCCATGATCGAGTCGCTGGAGGTCACCGACACCGTCGCCGACCTCATCGAGACGGCCATCCGGACCGGCTTCTCGCGCTTCCCGATCGTCGCCGGCGACCTCGACGAGACCGTCGGCATCGTGCACGTCAAACAGGTCTTCGCGATACCCGTCGAACTGCGGGCCGGCACCCGGCTGGCGCAGCTGGCGCGGCCCGTCCCGACGGTGCCGTCGACCCTGGACGGTGACGCGGTGATGACCCAGATCCGGGCCAACGGCGTCCAGACCGCGCTCGTGGTCGACGAATACGGCGGCACCGCCGGCATGGTCACCGTCGAGGACCTCATCGAGGAGATCGTCGGCGACGTCCGCGACGAACACGACGACGCCACCCCCGACGTCGTCGAGGTGCGCGACGGCTGGCTGGTGTCGGGTCTGATGCGGATCGACGAAGTGGACACCGAGACCCCGTTCCGTGCGCCCGAAGGCGATTACGAGACCATCGGCGGCCTGGTGCTCAAGGAGCTCGGCCACATCCCGGACGTCGGCGACACCGTCGTCCTCACCGAATTCGACCCGGACAACCCCGAACTGGACCCGGTGCACTGGAAGGCCACGGTGATCCGGATGGACGGCCGGCGCATCGACCAGCTCGAGCTGACGCAGCTGGACCCGCACGAGTCGGGAGCCGACCATGAATGA
- a CDS encoding hemolysin family protein encodes MNDVLGILLTMVLLGANAFFVGAEFALISARRDRLQALAEQGKRSAVTVLRAGERLSMMLAGAQLGITICSILLGRVGEPAVAHLLEEPFDALGVPETVLHTVAFAVSLAIVVTVHVLLGEMVPKNIAIAGPEKAAMLLIPPYLVYMSIARPFVIFYNWCANSTLRLLGVEPKDELDVTVSSVELSEMLTESLSEGLLDAEEHVRLKRALDIRTRTVKDVAIPLQDIRAVPIAAPGTGPTVGAVAQALRETGYSRFPVTDGHSAYLGYLHIKDVLPCMDDNDAVLDRSMVRPLPMVASTLPVADALSWLRRNNSHLSLVTTDGYVTAMVALEDLVEDLVGVVRDGTHRV; translated from the coding sequence ATGAATGACGTCCTCGGCATCCTGCTGACCATGGTGCTGCTGGGCGCCAACGCGTTCTTCGTCGGCGCCGAGTTCGCGCTCATCTCGGCGCGGCGCGACCGGTTGCAGGCGCTGGCCGAACAGGGCAAGCGCAGCGCCGTCACCGTGTTGCGGGCCGGTGAGCGGCTGTCGATGATGCTGGCCGGTGCCCAGCTCGGCATCACCATCTGCTCGATCCTGCTGGGCCGCGTCGGCGAGCCGGCCGTAGCGCACCTGCTCGAGGAGCCCTTCGACGCGCTCGGCGTCCCCGAGACGGTGCTGCACACCGTGGCGTTCGCCGTCTCGCTGGCGATCGTGGTGACGGTGCACGTGCTCCTCGGCGAGATGGTGCCCAAGAACATCGCCATCGCCGGGCCCGAGAAGGCCGCCATGCTGCTGATCCCGCCGTACCTGGTGTACATGAGCATCGCCCGGCCGTTCGTCATCTTCTACAACTGGTGCGCCAACAGCACGCTGCGGCTGCTCGGGGTCGAGCCCAAGGACGAACTGGACGTCACGGTCTCGTCTGTCGAACTGTCCGAGATGCTGACGGAGTCCCTGTCGGAGGGGCTGCTCGACGCCGAGGAACACGTCCGGCTCAAGCGCGCGCTGGACATCCGCACCCGCACCGTCAAGGACGTCGCGATACCGCTGCAGGACATCCGCGCGGTGCCCATCGCCGCGCCCGGTACCGGCCCGACGGTCGGTGCGGTGGCCCAGGCGCTGCGCGAGACGGGCTACTCCCGGTTCCCGGTGACCGACGGGCACAGCGCCTACCTCGGCTACCTGCACATCAAGGACGTGCTGCCGTGCATGGACGACAACGACGCGGTCCTGGACCGGTCCATGGTGCGCCCGCTGCCCATGGTCGCCTCGACGCTGCCGGTGGCCGACGCGTTGTCGTGGCTGCGCCGCAACAACAGTCACCTGTCCCTGGTGACCACCGACGGCTACGTCACCGCGATGGTGGCGCTGGAAGACCTGGTCGAGGACCTCGTCGGCGTGGTGCGTGACGGTACCCACCGTGTCTGA
- a CDS encoding 3-methyladenine DNA glycosylase: protein MSETVCAPPRVLSEDDWAPREQRYLDRVDAFLTPHERRMRAGEPHPVWDFLFTYYSLKPRQLRRWHPGFGRALTGPDAMRFADRTGYGRRGDAVTVTPEYLAGRRETVAFVAELLAATAARPARLNCFGLHEWAMVYRAPEVRHAQVPLRLSPSDTDAVVESMPLRCTHFDAFRFFTEAAAPRNGEALTRHTQSATEQPGCVHANMDLYKWSYKLGPLLESNLLMDCLDLAADARVLDMQASPYDLSDYGIEPIAIEDPSGRAEYVRRQQDIANLAVPLRDSLLSACRALLASDADGGML from the coding sequence GTGTCTGAGACGGTGTGCGCGCCGCCGCGGGTCCTGAGCGAGGACGACTGGGCCCCGCGCGAACAGCGCTACCTGGACCGCGTCGACGCCTTCCTGACCCCGCATGAACGGCGGATGCGTGCCGGCGAGCCGCACCCGGTGTGGGACTTCCTGTTCACGTACTACAGCCTCAAACCCCGCCAGCTACGGCGCTGGCATCCGGGGTTCGGCCGGGCCCTGACCGGTCCCGACGCGATGCGGTTCGCCGACCGGACCGGGTACGGCCGGCGCGGCGACGCCGTGACGGTGACGCCCGAGTACCTCGCCGGCCGCCGCGAGACCGTCGCCTTCGTCGCCGAGCTGTTGGCTGCGACGGCGGCCCGTCCGGCACGGCTGAACTGTTTCGGCCTGCACGAATGGGCCATGGTCTACCGCGCTCCCGAGGTACGGCACGCCCAGGTGCCGCTGCGCCTCAGCCCCTCCGACACCGATGCCGTGGTCGAGTCGATGCCGCTGCGGTGCACGCATTTCGACGCTTTCCGGTTCTTCACCGAGGCGGCCGCACCGCGCAACGGAGAAGCCCTCACCCGACACACCCAGTCGGCCACCGAGCAGCCGGGCTGTGTGCACGCAAATATGGACTTGTACAAATGGAGTTACAAGCTCGGACCTTTGCTGGAGTCGAATCTTTTGATGGATTGCCTTGACCTCGCGGCGGACGCACGCGTCCTCGACATGCAGGCCAGCCCGTACGACCTGAGCGACTACGGCATCGAGCCGATCGCCATCGAGGACCCGTCGGGCCGCGCCGAGTATGTGCGCCGCCAGCAGGACATCGCCAATCTCGCTGTGCCGCTGCGGGACTCGCTGCTGTCGGCGTGCCGGGCGTTGCTCGCATCCGACGCCGACGGCGGCATGCTGTGA
- a CDS encoding lipase family protein, which yields MTARTALRVAAAALAAVLTVAGCSDDSSGRSTQRSGQVLPGDYSGAGPGTLVAAQPLTTVDPELAGLTAISARITYVSTSGINDSHPKVTGSVFLPKGKPPEGGWRIIALANPGSGIKSDCAPSSSPSLLGLLPTVRLMVGAGYLVAITDYQGIGLDETYHPYLDSTTEGFNLIDLARATRKLVSAASTNWVAVGTGQGGQAAWAAAELATDYGGGLRPQGAVALAPTAALEWLADASAGGNLNRDQQLMLQQYLAIMPQAYPGFPIEDYRRGAARDHWDTLSACRGPAVADRSGVLDSLGPNDLGPTTPAAADALRGYLRKATLPQAPAAAPMLITPGPPDGLVPPEQTAAAVERACAMGDVIDYVQLDEADALGWITDRFNGVPAPNTCPGATPTSATPTSTASSRSDESDTDQSGSGSDEVTQTAEQTSAETEAPHHQQPAPPPPADPGDAE from the coding sequence GTGACGGCCCGGACGGCGCTGCGGGTCGCCGCCGCGGCCCTGGCCGCCGTGCTGACCGTCGCCGGCTGCTCCGACGACTCGTCAGGGCGCAGTACGCAGCGCAGCGGTCAGGTGTTGCCGGGTGACTACAGCGGCGCCGGCCCCGGCACGCTCGTCGCCGCACAGCCGCTGACGACCGTCGACCCCGAACTGGCCGGGCTCACCGCGATCTCCGCACGCATCACCTACGTCTCCACGTCGGGCATCAACGACAGCCACCCCAAGGTGACGGGCTCGGTGTTCCTGCCGAAGGGCAAACCGCCCGAGGGCGGCTGGCGCATCATCGCGCTGGCCAACCCGGGCAGCGGCATCAAGTCCGACTGCGCGCCGTCGTCGTCGCCGAGCCTGCTGGGCCTGCTGCCGACCGTGCGGCTCATGGTCGGCGCCGGCTATCTGGTGGCGATCACCGACTATCAGGGCATCGGGCTCGACGAGACCTATCACCCGTACCTGGACTCCACGACCGAGGGCTTCAACCTCATCGACCTGGCGCGGGCGACGCGCAAACTGGTGTCTGCCGCGTCGACCAACTGGGTCGCCGTGGGCACCGGGCAGGGCGGACAGGCTGCCTGGGCGGCCGCCGAGCTCGCCACCGACTACGGCGGCGGGCTCCGTCCGCAGGGCGCGGTCGCACTGGCCCCGACCGCGGCGCTCGAGTGGCTGGCCGATGCCTCGGCGGGCGGGAACCTGAACCGCGACCAGCAGCTCATGCTGCAGCAGTACCTCGCGATCATGCCGCAGGCCTACCCCGGATTCCCCATCGAGGACTACCGTCGCGGCGCCGCCCGCGACCACTGGGACACCCTGTCGGCCTGCCGCGGCCCGGCGGTCGCCGACCGCAGCGGCGTGCTGGATTCGCTGGGCCCGAACGACCTCGGCCCGACGACGCCGGCCGCCGCCGACGCGTTGCGCGGTTACCTGCGCAAGGCGACGCTGCCGCAGGCACCCGCCGCGGCGCCGATGCTGATCACGCCGGGGCCGCCCGACGGCCTGGTGCCGCCGGAGCAGACCGCCGCCGCCGTCGAACGGGCCTGCGCCATGGGCGACGTCATCGACTACGTCCAGCTTGACGAAGCCGATGCGCTCGGCTGGATCACCGACCGGTTCAACGGGGTGCCCGCGCCGAACACGTGCCCCGGCGCCACCCCGACCTCCGCCACGCCGACGTCGACGGCCAGTTCGCGCTCGGATGAATCCGACACCGACCAGTCGGGCTCGGGCAGCGACGAGGTGACCCAGACCGCCGAACAGACCTCGGCCGAGACCGAGGCGCCGCATCACCAGCAGCCCGCGCCGCCGCCGCCGGCGGACCCCGGGGACGCCGAATGA